One Mycobacteriales bacterium genomic region harbors:
- a CDS encoding DUF1206 domain-containing protein, translating into MGVGAVAREAHGSTVVDRLARAGLVSRGVVYLVVGMLALSVVLGGDERTDKAGALRAIADRPLGEPLLVVMVVGFLGYAAWRLLSAAVGHRDDDEPKRTGKRLLSLGRGLFYAGVAVTTVRFLAEGQRSSDDQTPSLTARVLETTGGQSAVFVLGVVVIGTGLGIAVRAARQKQEKRLESYRIPGALRTPVTVVGVVGLVGRGLVIALVGAFLVKAAWQFDADEARGLDAALQELAEQPFGRGLLGLAVVGLVGYALWSFVEAAYRET; encoded by the coding sequence ATGGGGGTCGGAGCGGTCGCGCGCGAGGCGCACGGGAGCACGGTGGTCGACCGGCTGGCCCGGGCCGGCCTGGTGAGTCGTGGCGTCGTCTACCTCGTCGTCGGGATGCTCGCCCTGTCGGTGGTCCTCGGCGGCGACGAGCGCACCGACAAGGCCGGCGCACTGCGGGCCATCGCCGACCGGCCGCTCGGCGAGCCACTGCTCGTCGTGATGGTCGTCGGCTTCCTCGGCTACGCCGCCTGGCGGTTGCTGTCCGCGGCGGTCGGCCACCGAGACGACGACGAGCCCAAGCGCACCGGCAAGCGGCTGCTGTCGCTGGGCCGCGGCCTGTTCTACGCCGGTGTGGCGGTGACGACGGTCCGCTTCCTCGCCGAGGGCCAGCGCAGCTCGGACGACCAGACCCCGAGCCTGACCGCGCGGGTCCTCGAGACCACGGGCGGGCAGAGCGCGGTCTTCGTGCTCGGCGTCGTCGTCATCGGCACCGGCCTCGGGATCGCCGTGCGGGCGGCCCGGCAGAAGCAGGAGAAGCGCCTCGAGAGCTACCGCATCCCGGGCGCCCTGCGCACACCGGTCACCGTCGTCGGGGTCGTCGGGCTGGTCGGGCGCGGGCTGGTCATCGCGCTCGTCGGCGCCTTCCTCGTCAAGGCCGCGTGGCAGTTCGACGCCGACGAGGCCCGCGGTCTCGACGCGGCTCTCCAGGAGCTCGCCGAGCAGCCCTTCGGTCGCGGTCTGCTCGGCCTCGCCGTGGTGGGGCTGGTCGGTTATGCGCTCTGGTCGTTCGTCGAGGCGGCCTACCGCGAGACCTGA
- a CDS encoding WhiB family transcriptional regulator — protein sequence MLALTHDLSVDDSDLEPDSVLDSASTLPCWTEDPDLWFAESPADVEAAKALCVPCPLREACLAGALERREPWGVWGGQLVVSGVVVARKRPRGRPRKDSYDVTAA from the coding sequence ATGCTCGCCCTCACCCACGACCTCTCGGTCGACGACAGCGACCTCGAGCCCGACAGCGTTCTGGACTCCGCCAGCACCCTGCCGTGCTGGACGGAGGACCCGGACCTGTGGTTCGCCGAGTCCCCCGCCGACGTCGAGGCCGCCAAGGCCCTCTGCGTCCCCTGCCCGCTGCGCGAGGCCTGCCTCGCCGGTGCCCTCGAGCGCCGCGAGCCCTGGGGCGTCTGGGGCGGGCAGCTCGTCGTGAGCGGCGTCGTCGTCGCGCGCAAGCGCCCCCGCGGGCGTCCGCGCAAGGACAGCTACGACGTCACGGCCGCATGA
- a CDS encoding ATP-dependent DNA helicase UvrD2, whose product MGPEAVLAALDPEQREAASAVSGPVVILAGAGTGKTRTITHRAAYATLTGAVPPGSMLAVTFTARAAGEMRTRLRQLGVGGVQARTFHAAALKQLGYFWPKVVGGAPPTLLSNPFGLVANAAARTGLRPSTTELRDLLSEVQWAAASLVGPEDYVKAAEVARREPPFDPGQTAAVYRAFADLKEKQGLADFDDLLLLTAAVLEEHRDVAEEFRSRYRSFVVDEYQDVTPLQQRLLDAWLGGRDDLCVVGDAHQTIYSFTGASPSYLLGFRQRFPEATEVRLVRDYRSTPQVVGLANGVISKAPRSAVTLELVAQRPAGPEPRFVEVDDEPAEASLVAKRCTELIAAGTSASEIAILYRVNAQSAAYEAALSDAGVPYLVRGGERFFDRPEVREAIVHLRGAGRAADLDAPESLGALVADVLGAGMSWRVDAPPAGSGATRERWESLAALHRLAVDLGTADPALTVRDLVVELDERASAQHAPTVEGVTLASLHAAKGLEWDAVFLVGLVDGTMPLVHADTPEQVEEERRLLYVGVTRAREHLQLSWALSRSPGGRGNRQPSRFLAGLHAGVARSASSPAGPKAPRRERSGPVACRVCGTALMAAVDRKLGRCATCPADRDEVLFEALRDWRAGRAKELGQPAYCVFTDATLTAIAEQRPGSVAALVKIPGIGQAKLDKFGDDVLALVSGIAPG is encoded by the coding sequence ATGGGACCGGAGGCCGTGCTCGCCGCGCTCGACCCCGAGCAGCGCGAGGCCGCCTCGGCGGTCAGCGGGCCGGTCGTCATCCTCGCCGGGGCCGGCACCGGCAAGACCCGCACGATCACCCACCGGGCGGCCTACGCGACGCTCACCGGCGCCGTGCCGCCCGGCTCGATGCTGGCGGTCACCTTCACCGCGCGGGCGGCGGGGGAGATGCGCACCCGGCTGCGCCAGCTCGGCGTCGGAGGCGTGCAGGCGCGCACCTTCCACGCCGCCGCCCTCAAGCAGCTCGGCTACTTCTGGCCCAAGGTCGTCGGCGGGGCACCGCCCACGCTTCTGTCCAACCCGTTCGGGCTGGTCGCCAACGCCGCCGCCCGCACCGGCCTGCGGCCGAGCACCACCGAGCTGCGCGACCTGCTGTCGGAGGTCCAGTGGGCGGCCGCGTCCCTGGTCGGCCCGGAGGACTACGTCAAGGCCGCCGAGGTCGCGCGCCGCGAGCCGCCCTTCGACCCGGGCCAGACCGCCGCGGTCTACCGCGCCTTCGCCGACCTCAAGGAGAAGCAGGGGCTCGCCGACTTCGACGACCTGCTGCTGCTCACGGCCGCCGTGCTCGAGGAGCACCGCGACGTCGCGGAGGAGTTCCGGTCGCGCTACCGCTCCTTCGTCGTCGACGAGTACCAGGACGTCACCCCACTGCAGCAGCGGCTGCTCGACGCCTGGCTCGGCGGCCGCGACGACCTGTGCGTCGTGGGCGACGCCCACCAGACGATCTACTCCTTCACGGGCGCGTCCCCGTCGTACCTCCTGGGCTTCCGCCAGCGGTTCCCCGAGGCGACCGAGGTGCGGCTGGTGCGGGACTACCGCTCGACACCGCAGGTCGTGGGGCTCGCCAACGGCGTCATCTCCAAGGCGCCGCGCAGCGCCGTGACCCTGGAGCTCGTCGCGCAGCGACCGGCGGGGCCGGAGCCGCGCTTCGTCGAGGTCGACGACGAGCCGGCCGAGGCCTCGCTGGTGGCGAAGCGGTGCACCGAGCTCATCGCGGCAGGCACCTCCGCCAGCGAGATCGCGATCCTCTACCGCGTCAACGCGCAGTCCGCGGCCTACGAAGCCGCGCTGTCCGACGCGGGTGTGCCCTACCTCGTCAGGGGCGGGGAGCGGTTCTTCGACCGGCCCGAGGTGCGCGAGGCGATCGTGCACCTGCGCGGGGCAGGCCGGGCCGCCGACCTCGACGCCCCCGAGTCACTCGGCGCGCTCGTCGCCGACGTCCTGGGCGCCGGCATGTCGTGGCGGGTCGATGCGCCGCCCGCCGGGTCGGGCGCGACCCGGGAGCGGTGGGAGTCCCTCGCCGCGCTGCACCGCCTCGCCGTCGACCTCGGCACCGCCGACCCGGCCCTGACCGTGCGCGACCTCGTCGTCGAGCTCGACGAGCGCGCCTCGGCCCAGCACGCACCGACTGTCGAGGGCGTCACGCTCGCGTCGCTGCATGCCGCGAAGGGCCTCGAGTGGGACGCGGTCTTCCTCGTCGGGCTGGTCGACGGGACGATGCCGCTCGTCCACGCCGACACTCCCGAGCAGGTCGAGGAGGAGCGCCGGCTGCTCTACGTCGGGGTCACCCGCGCGCGCGAGCACCTGCAGCTGTCGTGGGCGCTGTCGCGCTCGCCCGGCGGGCGCGGCAACCGCCAGCCGTCGCGGTTCCTCGCCGGGCTGCACGCCGGTGTCGCGCGCTCCGCGAGCAGCCCCGCCGGTCCCAAGGCGCCCCGCCGCGAGCGCTCAGGCCCGGTGGCCTGCCGGGTCTGCGGCACCGCGCTGATGGCTGCCGTCGACCGCAAGCTCGGGCGCTGCGCGACCTGCCCCGCCGACCGCGACGAGGTGCTGTTCGAGGCCCTGCGCGACTGGCGCGCCGGGCGGGCCAAGGAGCTCGGCCAGCCTGCCTACTGCGTCTTCACCGACGCGACGCTGACCGCCATCGCCGAGCAGCGGCCCGGCTCGGTCGCGGCGCTGGTGAAGATCCCCGGCATCGGGCAGGCCAAGCTCGACAAGTTCGGCGACGACGTGCTCGCGCTGGTCTCCGGCATCGCCCCGGGCTGA
- a CDS encoding Uma2 family endonuclease: protein MSGGTVDLERRYTIADLEDLPKDGRRYELVHGELLVSPTARRRHQWGCLTIGDALRATCPGHLAVFSIPINVDDPDATHFEPDVTVVRREFALIENGDLPLLAVEVRSPSTASRDAVRKRREYARLGIASYWLLDVDAPSLRVLELDGDDYVERGLAVGEEAISVELPFPVTIVPARLLEV from the coding sequence ATGAGCGGTGGGACGGTGGACCTCGAGCGGCGCTACACGATCGCCGACCTCGAGGACCTGCCGAAGGACGGCCGGCGCTACGAGCTCGTCCACGGCGAGCTCCTCGTGAGCCCGACTGCTCGGAGGAGGCACCAATGGGGCTGCCTCACGATCGGCGATGCACTGCGGGCCACGTGTCCTGGCCACCTGGCCGTCTTCTCCATTCCGATCAATGTGGACGACCCGGACGCCACGCACTTCGAGCCGGACGTCACGGTGGTGCGCAGGGAGTTCGCGCTCATCGAGAACGGCGACCTGCCGCTGCTCGCCGTGGAGGTGCGGTCCCCGTCGACGGCCAGTCGGGACGCGGTCCGCAAGCGCAGGGAGTACGCCCGCCTCGGCATCGCGTCGTACTGGCTGCTCGACGTCGACGCCCCGTCGCTGCGGGTCCTCGAGCTGGACGGCGACGACTACGTCGAGCGCGGCCTGGCAGTGGGCGAGGAGGCGATCAGCGTCGAGCTGCCGTTCCCCGTGACGATCGTCCCCGCGCGCCTGCTGGAGGTCTGA
- a CDS encoding acyl-CoA dehydrogenase family protein, whose amino-acid sequence MSVLDESTGAATHEVTNQPPPLVGHDVADDPALLEGVAREGASWYLDDLHRVGVMAGSEEVQRWGDEANRVEPVLRTHDRFGHRVDEVEFHPSWHRLLDVAVAEGLAGAPWTDDRPGAHVARAAGFFTWGQAEAGHGCPVSMTYAVVPALRTTPELAAVYEPLLTSRVYDPGLRTPTTKRGLLAGMGMTEKQGGSDVRANTTTAVEAGDGTWLLRGHKWFTSAPMCDVFLVLAQAPAGLSCFLVPRVLPDGSRNTFRIQRLKDKLGNRSNASSEPEFDGTVAGLVGEEGRGVRTIIEMVAMTRLDCVVGSAAGTRAAVVQAVHHAHHRSAFGSRLVDKPLMRAVLADLQVESEAATTLAMRLAGAVDRRESAFARLAVPVGKYWVCKRQPTVVAEALECLGGNGYVEESGMPRLYREAPLNGIWEGSGNVQALDVLRAMARSPEAVEAFFEEVGLSRGVDPRLDTAADGLREGLSDLGDLEARARRLVERMALVLQGSLLVRWSTPAVADAFCASRLAGDWGHALGTLPRGVDTAGILDRV is encoded by the coding sequence ATGAGCGTGCTCGACGAGTCCACCGGTGCGGCCACCCACGAGGTGACCAACCAGCCGCCGCCCCTGGTCGGCCATGACGTCGCCGACGACCCGGCGCTGCTCGAGGGCGTCGCCCGTGAGGGGGCCTCCTGGTACCTCGACGACCTGCACCGCGTCGGCGTCATGGCCGGGTCGGAGGAGGTGCAGCGCTGGGGTGACGAGGCCAACCGCGTCGAGCCGGTCCTGCGCACCCACGACCGCTTCGGTCACCGCGTCGACGAGGTCGAATTCCACCCGTCCTGGCACCGGCTGCTCGACGTCGCCGTCGCCGAGGGCCTCGCCGGAGCGCCGTGGACCGACGACCGCCCCGGTGCCCACGTCGCGCGGGCTGCAGGCTTCTTCACATGGGGCCAGGCCGAGGCGGGTCACGGGTGCCCCGTCTCGATGACCTACGCCGTCGTGCCCGCGCTGCGGACCACCCCGGAGCTCGCGGCGGTCTACGAGCCGCTGCTCACCAGCCGCGTCTACGACCCGGGCCTGCGCACGCCGACGACCAAGCGCGGCCTGCTCGCCGGCATGGGCATGACCGAGAAGCAGGGCGGGTCCGACGTCCGCGCCAACACCACGACCGCGGTGGAGGCCGGTGACGGGACCTGGCTGCTGCGCGGCCACAAGTGGTTCACCAGCGCGCCGATGTGCGATGTCTTCCTGGTCCTCGCGCAGGCACCGGCGGGGCTGTCGTGCTTCCTCGTGCCGCGGGTGCTGCCCGACGGCAGCCGCAACACCTTCCGGATCCAGCGGCTGAAGGACAAGCTCGGCAACCGCTCCAACGCGAGCAGCGAGCCGGAGTTCGACGGGACCGTCGCCGGGCTCGTCGGCGAGGAGGGCCGCGGGGTCCGCACCATCATCGAGATGGTCGCGATGACCAGGCTCGACTGCGTGGTCGGCTCCGCGGCCGGGACCCGCGCCGCGGTCGTGCAGGCCGTCCACCACGCCCACCACCGGTCGGCCTTCGGGTCGCGGCTGGTCGACAAGCCGCTGATGCGGGCCGTGCTCGCCGACCTGCAGGTCGAGTCGGAGGCTGCGACGACGCTGGCGATGCGGCTCGCCGGCGCGGTCGACCGGCGGGAGAGCGCCTTCGCGCGGCTCGCCGTGCCGGTCGGCAAGTACTGGGTCTGCAAGCGCCAGCCGACCGTCGTGGCCGAGGCGCTGGAGTGCCTCGGTGGCAACGGCTACGTCGAGGAGTCCGGGATGCCGCGGCTCTACCGCGAGGCACCGCTCAACGGCATCTGGGAGGGCTCGGGCAACGTCCAGGCGCTTGACGTGCTGCGCGCCATGGCCCGCTCGCCCGAGGCGGTCGAGGCCTTCTTCGAGGAGGTCGGCCTGTCCCGCGGCGTCGATCCGCGACTCGACACCGCGGCCGACGGTCTGCGCGAGGGGCTCTCGGACCTGGGCGACCTCGAGGCCCGCGCCCGTCGCCTGGTCGAGCGGATGGCCCTGGTGCTGCAGGGCTCGCTGCTCGTCCGCTGGTCGACCCCGGCCGTGGCGGACGCCTTCTGCGCGAGCCGCCTCGCGGGCGACTGGGGCCATGCCCTGGGCACCCTGCCGCGCGGCGTCGACACCGCGGGGATCCTCGACCGGGTCTGA
- the nudC gene encoding NAD(+) diphosphatase produces the protein MRQVPALSRSTVDRDAATRDDPAALARAWETAQVLVVSEGRALVDGTDLVLVDAVDAPDGLRVYLGSEAGRAVFAVVGELPRRLGAKPQGLREVGAVLSDRDAGLLVHAVGVTNWHATHVRCPRCGAPTTPVKGGSVRQCEVDGSEHFPRTDPAVIMLVTDGADRCVLGRQPVWPPGRFSTLAGFVEPGESAEQAVVREVLEEVGLPVRDVRYTGSQPWPFPSSLMLGFTAVCDGDLEPLAADGELDDARWFTRDELRGAALWDGREGPVMLPTSVSIAYRLITDWVEQG, from the coding sequence GTGAGGCAGGTACCTGCGCTGTCGCGCAGCACCGTCGACCGTGACGCCGCGACCCGCGACGACCCGGCGGCGCTGGCCCGTGCGTGGGAGACAGCCCAGGTCCTGGTGGTGTCGGAGGGTCGCGCGCTCGTCGACGGCACCGACCTCGTCCTCGTCGACGCCGTCGACGCCCCGGACGGCCTGCGCGTCTACCTCGGCAGCGAGGCCGGGCGGGCGGTCTTCGCCGTCGTCGGCGAGCTGCCCCGCCGGCTCGGCGCGAAGCCGCAGGGGCTGCGGGAGGTCGGCGCCGTGCTGTCCGACCGCGACGCGGGCCTGCTCGTGCATGCGGTCGGCGTCACGAACTGGCACGCCACGCACGTCCGCTGCCCGCGCTGCGGCGCCCCGACGACGCCGGTCAAGGGCGGCTCTGTCCGCCAGTGCGAGGTCGACGGCAGCGAGCACTTCCCCCGCACCGACCCGGCCGTGATCATGCTGGTCACCGACGGCGCCGACCGCTGCGTGCTGGGCCGGCAGCCGGTCTGGCCGCCAGGCCGCTTCTCGACGCTGGCGGGCTTCGTCGAGCCGGGTGAGTCCGCCGAGCAGGCCGTGGTCCGCGAGGTCCTCGAGGAGGTCGGTCTCCCGGTCCGCGACGTCCGCTACACCGGCAGCCAGCCATGGCCGTTCCCGTCGTCGTTGATGCTCGGGTTCACCGCGGTCTGCGACGGCGACCTCGAGCCCCTGGCCGCCGACGGCGAGCTCGACGACGCTCGCTGGTTCACCCGCGACGAGCTGCGCGGCGCGGCGCTGTGGGACGGCCGCGAGGGCCCGGTCATGCTCCCCACCTCGGTGTCGATCGCCTACCGCCTCATCACCGACTGGGTCGAGCAGGGCTGA
- a CDS encoding pitrilysin family protein produces MPTPTAAKTSASPRRATRPVGQGTAALNPSYDVVRTTLGNGLRVLVQPDRSSPVVAVAVYYDVGMRSEPEGRTGFAHLFEHLMFQGSASLAKSEHFTYVQGSGGTLNGSTHVDYTNYYEVLPSSATELAMFLEADRMRSVALTQDNLENQVAVVKNEIKVNVLNRPYGGFPWLLIPPVVYDDFANSHNGYGDFVDLESATLDDAQGFFDRYYAPGNAVLVVCGDVDTEQVLGWAEQHFADIPARAVPERPSFAEPWPTAERREVVTDHLAPTPAVAVAWRVPDPSDLATYLPYLVLAEVLTDGDAARLNRRLLLEDRSVTSVGGYLGLLGDPLDARDPTPLLLEVHHPSETPVDVVLDTISEEIARLAEHGLEDGELQRTVARLTARYLREVDPVLGRALHLAVFEQQRDRAELVNELPGLLAAVTDAQVQAAAATLTPDTRTVLELRPATTGEASA; encoded by the coding sequence GTGCCGACCCCGACAGCTGCGAAGACGTCCGCCAGCCCGCGCCGTGCGACCCGTCCGGTGGGGCAGGGGACAGCCGCGCTGAACCCGTCGTACGACGTGGTCCGCACGACCCTCGGCAACGGCCTGCGGGTGCTCGTGCAGCCCGACCGCAGCAGCCCGGTCGTCGCGGTCGCCGTCTACTACGACGTGGGCATGCGCTCCGAGCCCGAGGGCCGCACCGGCTTCGCGCACCTCTTCGAGCACCTGATGTTCCAGGGCTCGGCGAGCCTCGCCAAGAGCGAGCACTTCACCTACGTGCAGGGCAGCGGCGGGACCCTCAACGGCTCGACGCACGTCGACTACACCAACTACTACGAGGTGCTGCCGAGCAGCGCGACCGAGCTCGCGATGTTCCTCGAGGCGGACCGCATGCGGTCGGTCGCGCTGACCCAGGACAACCTCGAGAACCAGGTCGCGGTCGTCAAGAACGAGATCAAGGTCAACGTCCTCAACCGCCCCTACGGCGGCTTCCCGTGGCTGCTCATCCCGCCGGTGGTCTACGACGACTTCGCCAACAGCCACAACGGCTACGGCGACTTCGTCGACCTGGAGAGCGCCACCCTCGACGACGCCCAGGGCTTCTTCGACCGCTACTACGCACCCGGCAACGCCGTGCTCGTGGTGTGCGGCGACGTCGACACCGAGCAGGTGCTCGGCTGGGCTGAGCAGCACTTCGCCGACATCCCGGCGCGCGCCGTGCCGGAGCGCCCGAGCTTCGCCGAGCCGTGGCCGACCGCCGAGCGCCGCGAGGTCGTCACCGACCACCTCGCGCCGACGCCCGCCGTCGCCGTCGCCTGGAGGGTCCCGGACCCGTCCGACCTCGCGACCTACCTGCCCTACCTCGTGCTCGCCGAGGTCCTCACCGACGGCGACGCGGCGCGGCTCAACCGCCGGCTGCTGCTCGAGGACCGCAGCGTCACGAGCGTCGGCGGCTACCTCGGCCTGCTCGGCGACCCGCTTGACGCCCGCGACCCGACGCCGCTGCTGCTCGAGGTGCACCACCCGAGTGAGACCCCGGTCGACGTCGTCCTCGACACCATCAGCGAGGAGATCGCCCGGTTGGCCGAGCACGGCCTCGAAGACGGCGAGCTGCAGCGCACCGTGGCCCGGCTCACCGCGCGCTACCTGCGGGAGGTCGACCCGGTCCTCGGTCGCGCCCTGCACCTGGCCGTCTTCGAGCAGCAGCGCGACCGCGCCGAGCTCGTCAACGAGCTGCCCGGCCTGCTCGCCGCTGTCACCGATGCGCAGGTGCAGGCCGCCGCTGCCACCCTCACCCCCGACACCCGGACCGTGCTCGAGCTGCGTCCGGCCACGACCGGAGAGGCGTCCGCGTGA
- a CDS encoding pitrilysin family protein, protein MTAPTVSQSRPVPALAKARPPKLPSVAERTLDNGLRVLAVRRPGVPLVELRLRVPFAGPSGKKQEAHTAQAQLLGDTMLLGTERRDAARIAVDLQGLGGQLNATVDADRLGMGGSVLATGLPGLLTLLGELLTSASYPKDDVVGERDRLVQELAIYRSQPAVLAREALLHRLYGDHPYGRDLPTAEAVEGVKPSQLRALHAKRVAPQGSVLVLVGDLPPARLIALVESALAGWTTVSPAATTPALPTPEVGPALLVDRPGAVQTTIRMARPVPSRTAPDFAALSLANLVFGGYFSSRWVANIREDKGYTYSPHAVIEHPPAGSRLTLSADVTTGVTGPSLLETSYELGRVATVPVAQDELDQARRYAIGSLALGTSSQAGLASTLSLLAGSGLGVEWLRDHPKALAAVTVDDVLAAGEAYLAPTTFTTVLVGDAEQVAGQVGAVTPFVTG, encoded by the coding sequence GTGACCGCCCCGACCGTTTCCCAGTCCCGGCCCGTCCCGGCCCTCGCGAAGGCCCGCCCACCGAAGCTGCCGTCGGTCGCCGAGCGCACCCTCGACAACGGCCTGCGTGTCCTGGCCGTCCGGCGGCCCGGTGTGCCGCTGGTCGAGCTGCGGCTGCGGGTGCCGTTCGCCGGCCCCAGCGGCAAGAAGCAGGAGGCCCACACCGCTCAGGCCCAGCTGCTCGGCGACACGATGCTGCTCGGCACCGAGCGCCGCGACGCGGCTCGCATCGCGGTCGACCTGCAGGGCCTCGGCGGCCAGCTCAACGCGACCGTCGACGCCGACCGGCTCGGGATGGGTGGCTCGGTGCTCGCCACCGGCCTGCCCGGTCTGCTCACGCTGCTCGGTGAGCTGCTGACCAGCGCCAGCTATCCCAAGGACGACGTCGTCGGAGAGCGCGACCGGCTGGTGCAGGAGCTCGCGATCTACCGCTCGCAGCCTGCGGTCCTCGCCCGCGAGGCCCTGCTGCACCGGCTCTACGGCGACCACCCCTATGGCCGCGACCTGCCCACCGCCGAGGCCGTCGAGGGTGTGAAGCCCTCGCAGCTGCGCGCGCTGCACGCCAAGCGGGTCGCGCCGCAGGGCTCCGTGCTGGTCCTCGTCGGTGACCTCCCGCCCGCCCGGCTGATCGCCCTCGTCGAGAGCGCGCTCGCCGGCTGGACCACCGTGTCCCCGGCTGCCACCACGCCCGCCCTGCCGACGCCGGAAGTAGGGCCGGCGCTGCTCGTCGACCGCCCGGGCGCGGTCCAGACGACGATCCGCATGGCGCGCCCGGTGCCGTCGCGCACCGCGCCGGACTTCGCGGCGCTGAGCCTGGCCAACCTCGTCTTCGGCGGCTACTTCTCCAGCCGATGGGTCGCCAACATCCGTGAGGACAAGGGCTACACCTACAGCCCGCACGCCGTCATCGAGCACCCGCCGGCCGGCTCGCGGCTGACGCTGTCGGCCGACGTGACGACCGGGGTCACCGGTCCGTCGCTGCTCGAGACGTCCTACGAGCTGGGCCGGGTCGCGACCGTGCCCGTCGCCCAGGACGAGCTCGACCAGGCGCGTCGCTACGCCATCGGCTCGCTCGCGCTCGGGACCTCCTCGCAGGCCGGCCTCGCCTCCACGCTGTCGCTGCTGGCCGGCAGCGGCCTCGGGGTCGAGTGGCTGCGCGACCACCCGAAGGCACTGGCCGCCGTCACCGTCGACGACGTCCTCGCCGCCGGCGAGGCCTACCTCGCGCCGACGACCTTCACCACGGTGCTCGTGGGTGACGCCGAGCAGGTCGCCGGTCAGGTCGGTGCGGTCACGCCCTTCGTCACCGGGTGA
- a CDS encoding mycoredoxin, with protein MPEQLTIYSTQWCGYCHRLMKQLDREGIGYQVVDIEQEPAAADYVMSVNGGNQTVPTVVFPDGAALTNPSLAEVKARIPA; from the coding sequence GTGCCCGAGCAGCTGACGATCTACAGCACGCAGTGGTGCGGCTACTGCCACCGCCTGATGAAGCAGCTCGACCGCGAGGGCATCGGCTACCAGGTCGTCGACATCGAGCAGGAGCCGGCCGCCGCGGACTACGTCATGAGCGTGAACGGTGGCAACCAGACCGTGCCGACGGTGGTCTTCCCGGACGGCGCGGCGCTCACCAACCCGAGCCTCGCCGAGGTCAAGGCGCGCATCCCCGCCTGA
- a CDS encoding GAF and ANTAR domain-containing protein, with translation MSSPEYAHPALDAVLSTAATLLGMEVVFLGGLTDDTFTFDKVHTGGSEPWPEVTPGWTAERTDSFCHRMLEGAPHATNDAANDPDYADAPARTTLGIGSYVGVPVHDAEGNAVATLCGIDRGSVTVDDDTIDVLRQLAAVVSAHLGPLIAEGVVIRRSPEGGWAVGDDRTGDLTSAMVLADLLAGELAPGARPAKTDAPLDEVGQLRLSVKQLEHALAARVVVEQAIGVLTERQHSSPRDAFERLRKVARSRGRKVHDLAREVVASATDQGVPLPPELAGRR, from the coding sequence GTGTCCTCCCCCGAGTACGCCCACCCCGCGCTCGACGCCGTGCTGTCCACAGCGGCGACCCTGCTCGGGATGGAGGTAGTCTTCCTCGGCGGGCTGACCGACGACACCTTCACGTTCGACAAGGTGCACACGGGCGGTTCAGAGCCGTGGCCCGAGGTCACGCCGGGGTGGACCGCGGAGCGCACCGACTCCTTCTGCCACCGGATGCTCGAGGGCGCGCCGCACGCGACCAACGACGCGGCGAACGACCCCGACTACGCCGACGCACCCGCCCGCACGACGCTGGGCATCGGCTCCTACGTCGGGGTCCCGGTGCACGATGCCGAGGGCAACGCGGTCGCGACGCTGTGCGGCATCGACCGCGGTTCGGTGACTGTCGACGACGACACCATCGACGTGCTGCGCCAGCTCGCCGCGGTCGTGTCGGCACACCTCGGCCCGCTCATCGCGGAGGGCGTGGTCATCCGGCGCAGCCCCGAGGGCGGCTGGGCGGTCGGTGACGACCGCACCGGCGACCTCACCAGCGCGATGGTCCTGGCCGACCTGCTCGCCGGCGAGCTCGCTCCCGGTGCGCGCCCGGCCAAGACCGACGCGCCGCTCGACGAGGTCGGACAGCTGCGGCTGTCGGTCAAACAGCTCGAGCACGCCCTCGCCGCCCGGGTCGTCGTCGAGCAGGCCATCGGCGTCCTCACCGAGCGCCAGCACTCCTCCCCGCGCGACGCCTTCGAGCGACTGCGCAAGGTCGCCCGCTCGCGCGGCCGCAAGGTCCACGACCTGGCCCGCGAGGTCGTCGCGTCGGCGACCGACCAGGGCGTGCCGCTCCCGCCCGAGCTGGCCGGGCGGCGCTGA
- a CDS encoding uridine kinase, with product MTRGRAPVVVPSGGFLRPAGERFEHGREDPQSFRERWLDVGALRREVLGGQTWLPALRDPVTDRSVRHERRPLPDHAVVVVAGLFLLDHGLPAALTVHVALSPAALLRRGRPPWQVEALEAYDADARPGEHCDVLVRAEDPLRPAVLVRQVSR from the coding sequence GTGACGCGCGGGCGCGCGCCCGTCGTCGTTCCGTCGGGCGGCTTCCTGCGGCCGGCCGGCGAGCGGTTCGAGCACGGCCGCGAGGACCCGCAGTCCTTCCGCGAGCGCTGGCTCGACGTCGGAGCGCTGCGCCGCGAGGTGCTCGGCGGGCAGACCTGGCTGCCGGCGCTGCGCGACCCGGTGACCGACCGGTCGGTGCGCCACGAACGACGACCGCTCCCTGACCACGCGGTGGTCGTCGTCGCGGGGCTCTTCCTGCTCGACCACGGCCTGCCCGCGGCGCTCACCGTCCACGTCGCGCTCTCCCCCGCAGCGCTGCTGCGACGCGGCCGCCCACCGTGGCAGGTCGAGGCGCTCGAGGCGTACGACGCCGACGCGAGGCCCGGTGAGCACTGCGACGTCCTGGTGCGCGCCGAGGACCCGCTGCGCCCGGCGGTCCTGGTGCGTCAGGTCTCGCGGTAG